The proteins below are encoded in one region of Apteryx mantelli isolate bAptMan1 chromosome 25, bAptMan1.hap1, whole genome shotgun sequence:
- the TMEM9 gene encoding proton-transporting V-type ATPase complex assembly regulator TMEM9 isoform X1 — MHPLNSERTALMMFAQCTLKCANSLLLVALLCCILSLPAQASKSSEDIRCKCICPPYRNISGHIYNKNVSQKDCNCLHVVEPMPVPGNDVEAYCLLCECKYEERSTTTIKVIIIIYLSVVGALLLYMAFLVLVDPLIRKPDAYTQPLHNEEENEDARSLATVPTPSGARANTVLERVEGAQQRWKRQVQEQRKTVFDRHKMLS; from the exons ATGCATCCCTTGAACTCGGAAAGAACT GCCCTCATGATGTTTGCCCAGTGCACCTTGAAGTGTGCAAACTCCTTGCTGCTGGTGGCACTGCTGTGCTGCATCCTTTCTCTTCCAGCACAAGCCAGCAAG AGCTCGGAGGACATCCGCTGCAAGTGCATCTGTCCCCCATACCGGAACATCAGCGGGCACATTTACAACAAGAATGTGTCGCAGAAGGACTG CAACTGCCTGCATGTTGTGGAGCCAATGCCGGTGCCAGGGAATGATGTGGAGGCCTACTGCCTGCTGTGTGAATGCAAGTACGAAGAGCGCAGCACCACCACCATCAAG GTGATTATCATCATTTACTTGTCTGTGGTGGGGGCACTGCTGCTTTACATGGCTTTCCTTGTGCTCGTGGACCCTCTGATCAGGAAGCCAGATGCCTACACCCAGCCCCTGCACAATGAGGAGGAGAATGAG GATGCTCGCTCCTTGGCTACAGTCCCCACCCCATCTGGTGCCAGAGCCAACACAGTGCTGGAGAGGGTGGAGGGAGCCCAGCAGCGCTGGAAGCGCCAGGTGCAGGAGCAGAGGAAGACCGTTTTTGACCGCCACAAGATGCTGAGCTAG
- the TMEM9 gene encoding proton-transporting V-type ATPase complex assembly regulator TMEM9 isoform X2, protein MMFAQCTLKCANSLLLVALLCCILSLPAQASKSSEDIRCKCICPPYRNISGHIYNKNVSQKDCNCLHVVEPMPVPGNDVEAYCLLCECKYEERSTTTIKVIIIIYLSVVGALLLYMAFLVLVDPLIRKPDAYTQPLHNEEENEDARSLATVPTPSGARANTVLERVEGAQQRWKRQVQEQRKTVFDRHKMLS, encoded by the exons ATGATGTTTGCCCAGTGCACCTTGAAGTGTGCAAACTCCTTGCTGCTGGTGGCACTGCTGTGCTGCATCCTTTCTCTTCCAGCACAAGCCAGCAAG AGCTCGGAGGACATCCGCTGCAAGTGCATCTGTCCCCCATACCGGAACATCAGCGGGCACATTTACAACAAGAATGTGTCGCAGAAGGACTG CAACTGCCTGCATGTTGTGGAGCCAATGCCGGTGCCAGGGAATGATGTGGAGGCCTACTGCCTGCTGTGTGAATGCAAGTACGAAGAGCGCAGCACCACCACCATCAAG GTGATTATCATCATTTACTTGTCTGTGGTGGGGGCACTGCTGCTTTACATGGCTTTCCTTGTGCTCGTGGACCCTCTGATCAGGAAGCCAGATGCCTACACCCAGCCCCTGCACAATGAGGAGGAGAATGAG GATGCTCGCTCCTTGGCTACAGTCCCCACCCCATCTGGTGCCAGAGCCAACACAGTGCTGGAGAGGGTGGAGGGAGCCCAGCAGCGCTGGAAGCGCCAGGTGCAGGAGCAGAGGAAGACCGTTTTTGACCGCCACAAGATGCTGAGCTAG
- the LOC106485644 gene encoding alpha-1,6-mannosyl-glycoprotein 4-beta-N-acetylglucosaminyltransferase-like isoform X2, whose product MRCSPKRFVTAALAASFLLLLFLLMGSWWGQSLKDPLEVELRGLAPGVVLQALQQDRVLRALRDLGNLSAPLNVSYHLLAGSPPSNKKFLAVGLASVRRPRGYYLQATLQSIFEQSTEEELQEMVVVVHLADTDPGWNAQVAADIAHRFTHHLLLGQLLLIHAPHEFYPTLDGLKRNYNDPEERVRFRSKQNVDYAFLLAFAANLSTYYLMIEDDVQCSKSFLTAIRKALASWEGSNWVTLEFSKLGYIGKLYHSSDLPRLARFLLLFYQEMPCDWLLSHFRLLLTQKDVIRFKPSLFQHMGFYSSFQGTINRLEDDDFEADALDLPDNPPAALFTDIAVFENYEPLKAYSTAEGYFWGKAPVDGSIFCIVFEQPARITRIRVRTGSIERRGDFLHAGMLELGWRRQADGRDCSVYTPAGIFKKGVFERQGLEKGVPDPVECVRIRVTQGQSEWLIIQSIDIWTVSST is encoded by the exons ATGCGATGCTCCCCGAAGCGCTTCGTCACGGCTGCCCTtgcagcctccttcctcctcctcctcttcctcctcatggGCAGCTGGTGGGGGCAGAGCCTGAAGGATCCCCTGGAG GTGGAGCTTAGGGGCCTGGCCCCAGGTGTGGTCCTGCAGGCGCTGCAGCAAGACAGGGTTCTGCGTGCCCTCCGGGACCTGGGCAACCTCTCTGCACCTCTCAATGTCTCCTACCATCTACTTGCCGGCTCCCCACCCTCCAACAAGA AGTTCCTGGCAGTGGGACTGGCGTCAGTGCGGCGGCCACGTGGCTACTACCTGCAGGCCACATTGCAGTCCATCTTTGAGCAGTCGACGGAGGAAGAGCTGCAggagatggtggtggtggtgcaccTGGCCGACACAGACCCGGGCTGGAACGCCCAAGTGGCTGCTGACATTGCCCACAGGTTCACTCACCACCTCCTCCTGGGCCAGCTCCTGCTTATCCATGCTCCCCATGAGTTTTACCCCACTCTGGATGGCCTAAAGAGGAACTACAATGACCCGGAAGAGCGGGTAAGGTTCAGGTCCAAGCAGAACGTGGATTATGCGTTCCTCCTCGCCTTTGCTGCCAACCTTTCCACCTACTACCTGATGATTGAGGATGATGTGCAGTGCTCCAAGTCCTTCCTCACAGCCATCCGCAAGGCACTGGCCTCCTGGGAAGGCTCCAACTGGGTCACCCTCGAATTCTCCAAGCTGGGCTACATTGGCAAGCTCTACCACTCCAGTGACCTTCCCCGCCTGGCtcgcttcctcctcctcttctaccAGGAGATGCCATGCGACTGGCTGCTGAGCCACTTTCGCCTCCTGCTCACCCAGAAGGATGTCATCCGCTTCAAGCCCTCCCTTTTCCAGCACATGGGCTTCTACTCTTCCTTCCAGGGCACCATCAACCGGCTGGAGGACGACGACTTTGAGGCCGATGCCTTGGACCTGCCAGACAACCCCCCAGCAGCTTTGTTCACTGACATAGCAGTCTTTGAGAACTATGAGCCCCTCAAGGCTTACAGCACAGCAGAGGGGTATTTTTGGGGGAAAGCCCCGGTGGATGGCAGCATCTTCTGCATTGTCTTTGAGCAGCCGGCCCGCATCACCCGCATCCGCGTGCGCACAGGCTCCATTGAGCGCCGGGGTGACTTCTTGCACGCAGGGATGCTGGAGCTGGGCTGGCGGCGGCAGGCCGATGGCCGGGACTGCTCTGTCTACACTCCTGCGGGCATCTTCAAAAAGGGGGTCTTTGAGCgtcaggggctggagaagggggtGCCTGACCCTGTCGAGTGCGTGAGGATACGGGTGACCCAGGGCCAGAGTGAGTGGCTTATCATCCAGAGCATTGACATCTGGACAGTGTCAAGCACCTGA
- the LOC106485644 gene encoding alpha-1,6-mannosyl-glycoprotein 4-beta-N-acetylglucosaminyltransferase-like isoform X3: MLPEALRHGCPCSLLPPPPLPPHGQLVGAEPEGSPGEFLAVGLASVRRPRGYYLQATLQSIFEQSTEEELQEMVVVVHLADTDPGWNAQVAADIAHRFTHHLLLGQLLLIHAPHEFYPTLDGLKRNYNDPEERVRFRSKQNVDYAFLLAFAANLSTYYLMIEDDVQCSKSFLTAIRKALASWEGSNWVTLEFSKLGYIGKLYHSSDLPRLARFLLLFYQEMPCDWLLSHFRLLLTQKDVIRFKPSLFQHMGFYSSFQGTINRLEDDDFEADALDLPDNPPAALFTDIAVFENYEPLKAYSTAEGYFWGKAPVDGSIFCIVFEQPARITRIRVRTGSIERRGDFLHAGMLELGWRRQADGRDCSVYTPAGIFKKGVFERQGLEKGVPDPVECVRIRVTQGQSEWLIIQSIDIWTVSST, encoded by the exons ATGCTCCCCGAAGCGCTTCGTCACGGCTGCCCTtgcagcctccttcctcctcctcctcttcctcctcatggGCAGCTGGTGGGGGCAGAGCCTGAAGGATCCCCTGGAG AGTTCCTGGCAGTGGGACTGGCGTCAGTGCGGCGGCCACGTGGCTACTACCTGCAGGCCACATTGCAGTCCATCTTTGAGCAGTCGACGGAGGAAGAGCTGCAggagatggtggtggtggtgcaccTGGCCGACACAGACCCGGGCTGGAACGCCCAAGTGGCTGCTGACATTGCCCACAGGTTCACTCACCACCTCCTCCTGGGCCAGCTCCTGCTTATCCATGCTCCCCATGAGTTTTACCCCACTCTGGATGGCCTAAAGAGGAACTACAATGACCCGGAAGAGCGGGTAAGGTTCAGGTCCAAGCAGAACGTGGATTATGCGTTCCTCCTCGCCTTTGCTGCCAACCTTTCCACCTACTACCTGATGATTGAGGATGATGTGCAGTGCTCCAAGTCCTTCCTCACAGCCATCCGCAAGGCACTGGCCTCCTGGGAAGGCTCCAACTGGGTCACCCTCGAATTCTCCAAGCTGGGCTACATTGGCAAGCTCTACCACTCCAGTGACCTTCCCCGCCTGGCtcgcttcctcctcctcttctaccAGGAGATGCCATGCGACTGGCTGCTGAGCCACTTTCGCCTCCTGCTCACCCAGAAGGATGTCATCCGCTTCAAGCCCTCCCTTTTCCAGCACATGGGCTTCTACTCTTCCTTCCAGGGCACCATCAACCGGCTGGAGGACGACGACTTTGAGGCCGATGCCTTGGACCTGCCAGACAACCCCCCAGCAGCTTTGTTCACTGACATAGCAGTCTTTGAGAACTATGAGCCCCTCAAGGCTTACAGCACAGCAGAGGGGTATTTTTGGGGGAAAGCCCCGGTGGATGGCAGCATCTTCTGCATTGTCTTTGAGCAGCCGGCCCGCATCACCCGCATCCGCGTGCGCACAGGCTCCATTGAGCGCCGGGGTGACTTCTTGCACGCAGGGATGCTGGAGCTGGGCTGGCGGCGGCAGGCCGATGGCCGGGACTGCTCTGTCTACACTCCTGCGGGCATCTTCAAAAAGGGGGTCTTTGAGCgtcaggggctggagaagggggtGCCTGACCCTGTCGAGTGCGTGAGGATACGGGTGACCCAGGGCCAGAGTGAGTGGCTTATCATCCAGAGCATTGACATCTGGACAGTGTCAAGCACCTGA
- the LOC106485644 gene encoding alpha-1,6-mannosyl-glycoprotein 4-beta-N-acetylglucosaminyltransferase-like isoform X1, with protein MLTATVAVGAGGVDFVPGADFCWPALGRGGESCLPKGDGVQVPPNPHMCVHPWVLWAGGPTLGLHPGALLVSCLVFGRLRCALTCHFLPQAPARWPGAMRCSPKRFVTAALAASFLLLLFLLMGSWWGQSLKDPLEVELRGLAPGVVLQALQQDRVLRALRDLGNLSAPLNVSYHLLAGSPPSNKKFLAVGLASVRRPRGYYLQATLQSIFEQSTEEELQEMVVVVHLADTDPGWNAQVAADIAHRFTHHLLLGQLLLIHAPHEFYPTLDGLKRNYNDPEERVRFRSKQNVDYAFLLAFAANLSTYYLMIEDDVQCSKSFLTAIRKALASWEGSNWVTLEFSKLGYIGKLYHSSDLPRLARFLLLFYQEMPCDWLLSHFRLLLTQKDVIRFKPSLFQHMGFYSSFQGTINRLEDDDFEADALDLPDNPPAALFTDIAVFENYEPLKAYSTAEGYFWGKAPVDGSIFCIVFEQPARITRIRVRTGSIERRGDFLHAGMLELGWRRQADGRDCSVYTPAGIFKKGVFERQGLEKGVPDPVECVRIRVTQGQSEWLIIQSIDIWTVSST; from the exons ATGCTTACAGCCACCGTGGCCGTGGGTGCAGGTGGGGTTGATTTTGTGCCTGGCGCTGATTTTTGCTGGCCAgcactggggagggggggggaatcctGCCTGCCCAAAGGGGATGGTGTCCAGGTGCCTCCTAATCCCCACATGTGtgtgcacccctgggtgctctggGCTGGGGGACCAACCCTGGGGTTGCATCCAGGTGCCCTTCTGGTGTCGTGTCTGGTTTTCGGCAGGCTGCGCTGCGCCCTGACGTGCCACTTCCTCCCACAGGCCCCAGCACGCTGGCCCGGTGCTATGCGATGCTCCCCGAAGCGCTTCGTCACGGCTGCCCTtgcagcctccttcctcctcctcctcttcctcctcatggGCAGCTGGTGGGGGCAGAGCCTGAAGGATCCCCTGGAG GTGGAGCTTAGGGGCCTGGCCCCAGGTGTGGTCCTGCAGGCGCTGCAGCAAGACAGGGTTCTGCGTGCCCTCCGGGACCTGGGCAACCTCTCTGCACCTCTCAATGTCTCCTACCATCTACTTGCCGGCTCCCCACCCTCCAACAAGA AGTTCCTGGCAGTGGGACTGGCGTCAGTGCGGCGGCCACGTGGCTACTACCTGCAGGCCACATTGCAGTCCATCTTTGAGCAGTCGACGGAGGAAGAGCTGCAggagatggtggtggtggtgcaccTGGCCGACACAGACCCGGGCTGGAACGCCCAAGTGGCTGCTGACATTGCCCACAGGTTCACTCACCACCTCCTCCTGGGCCAGCTCCTGCTTATCCATGCTCCCCATGAGTTTTACCCCACTCTGGATGGCCTAAAGAGGAACTACAATGACCCGGAAGAGCGGGTAAGGTTCAGGTCCAAGCAGAACGTGGATTATGCGTTCCTCCTCGCCTTTGCTGCCAACCTTTCCACCTACTACCTGATGATTGAGGATGATGTGCAGTGCTCCAAGTCCTTCCTCACAGCCATCCGCAAGGCACTGGCCTCCTGGGAAGGCTCCAACTGGGTCACCCTCGAATTCTCCAAGCTGGGCTACATTGGCAAGCTCTACCACTCCAGTGACCTTCCCCGCCTGGCtcgcttcctcctcctcttctaccAGGAGATGCCATGCGACTGGCTGCTGAGCCACTTTCGCCTCCTGCTCACCCAGAAGGATGTCATCCGCTTCAAGCCCTCCCTTTTCCAGCACATGGGCTTCTACTCTTCCTTCCAGGGCACCATCAACCGGCTGGAGGACGACGACTTTGAGGCCGATGCCTTGGACCTGCCAGACAACCCCCCAGCAGCTTTGTTCACTGACATAGCAGTCTTTGAGAACTATGAGCCCCTCAAGGCTTACAGCACAGCAGAGGGGTATTTTTGGGGGAAAGCCCCGGTGGATGGCAGCATCTTCTGCATTGTCTTTGAGCAGCCGGCCCGCATCACCCGCATCCGCGTGCGCACAGGCTCCATTGAGCGCCGGGGTGACTTCTTGCACGCAGGGATGCTGGAGCTGGGCTGGCGGCGGCAGGCCGATGGCCGGGACTGCTCTGTCTACACTCCTGCGGGCATCTTCAAAAAGGGGGTCTTTGAGCgtcaggggctggagaagggggtGCCTGACCCTGTCGAGTGCGTGAGGATACGGGTGACCCAGGGCCAGAGTGAGTGGCTTATCATCCAGAGCATTGACATCTGGACAGTGTCAAGCACCTGA